A genomic region of Raphanus sativus cultivar WK10039 chromosome 6, ASM80110v3, whole genome shotgun sequence contains the following coding sequences:
- the LOC108812864 gene encoding transcription initiation factor IIB-1 codes for MSDAYCTDCKKETELVVDHSAGDTLCSECGLVLESHSIDETSEWRTFANESSNSDPNRVGGPTNPLLADSALTTVIAKTNGSSGDFLSNSLGRWQNRNGNAERGLLQAFKTIATMSDRLGLVGTIKDRANEIFKRLEDQKSTRGRNQDALLAACLYISCRQEDKPRTIKEICSVANGATKKEMGRAKDFIVKTLGLETGHSVEMGAIHAGDFMKRFCSNLGMSHQAVRAAEEAVKKSEEFDIRRSPISIAAVVIYIITQLSDDKKPLKDIAIATGVAEGTIRNSYKDLYPHLQKIAPSWYAKEEDLKNLSSP; via the exons ATGTCCGACGCGTACTGTACGGATTGCAAGAAGGAGACGGAGCTGGTGGTCGATCACTCCGCCGGAGACACCCTCTGCTCCGAGTGCGGCCTGGTCCTGGAGTCGCACTCCATCGACGAGACCTCCGAGTGGCGCACCTTCGCGAACGAGTCGTCCAACAGCGATCCGAACCGTGTCGGCGGCCCGACGAACCCGCTCCTCGCCGACAGCGCTCTGACCACCGTCATCGCGAAGACGAACGGCTCCTCGGGGGATTTCCTGTCGAATTCCCTCGGGAGGTGGCAGAATCGTAACGGCAATGCGGAGCGTGGGTTGTTGCAGGCGTTTAAAACCATCGCCACCATGTCTGACAG GTTGGGGCTTGTTGGAACTATCAAG GATCGGGCTAATGAGATATTTAAGAGGCTGGAGGATCAAAAGTCAACCAGGGGAAGAAACCAGGATGCGCTTTTGGCTGCCTGCTTGTACATTTCATGTAGACAAGAGGACAAGCCACGAACTATTAAGG AAATCTGCTCTGTTGCTAATGGAGCGACAAAGAAGGAAATGGGAAGAGCAAAAGACTTTATAGTTAAGACATTGGGGCTGGAGACTGGTCACTCTGTGGAAATGGGCGCCATACACGCTGGTGATTTCATG AAAAGGTTCTGCTCTAACCTTGGAATGTCTCATCAAGCGGTTAGAGCTGCTGAAGAAGCTGTGAAAAAATCTGAGGAATTTGATATAAG GAGGAGTCCTATATCAATAGCAGCAGTAGTTATCTATATCATAACCCAGCTTTCTGATGACAAGAAGCCTCTCAAAG ATATAGCTATAGCGACAGGAGTAGCAGAAGGAACAATAAGGAACTCATACAAAGACTTGTATCCTCATCTTCAGAAGATAGCTCCGAGTTGGTATGCTAAGGAAGAGGATCTTAAGAACCTCTCTAGTCCttga
- the LOC108805618 gene encoding xylan glycosyltransferase MUCI21 translates to MVQYHRLIIHHGRKEERFRVSVEEVGSSKRAKQKFLSFLFLSILSCCFIISPYLFGFSALSLLDSFIRENEALSSYEPALAHVCSEVSNGTICCDRTGLRSDICVMKGDVRTDSATSSLFLFTSTNNTTNPEKIKPYTRKWETSVMDTVQELNLITKSSNRSSDRVCDVYHDVPAVFFSTGGYTGNVYHEFNDGIIPLFITSQHYKKKVVFVIVEYHDWWEMKYGDIVSQLTDYPLVDFSGDSRTHCFKEATVGLRIHDELTVNSTLMSHGNKTIVDFRNVLDRAYSHRIQSLVQEETETTTTTHDLKKKPKLVILSRNGSRAILNEDLLVKLAEETGFVVEVLRPDKRTEMPKIYRSMNSSDVMIGVHGAAMTHFLFLKPKTVFIQIVPLGTDWAAETYYGEPAKKLGLKYIGYKIMPQESSLYGEYGKDDPVIRDPDSLNDKGWEYTKKIYLQGQNVKLDLRRFRETLARSYDFSIRKRVREEVPNLFVS, encoded by the exons ATGGTGCAGTATCATAGATTAATAATCCACCAtggaagaaaagaagagaggTTTAGAGTTTCAGTAGAGGAAGTTGGTAGCTCGAAGCGAGCTAAACAAAAGTTTCTATCTTTTCTCTTCCTTTCTATCCTCTCTTGCTGTTTCATCATATCTCCTTATCTATTTGGCTTCTCCGCTCTCTCTCTCCTAG ATTCTTTTATTAGGGAAAACGAAGCTCTTAGCTCTTATGAGCCAGCCCTTGCCCATGTCTGCTCAGAAGTCTCCAATG GAACCATATGTTGTGACAGAACCGGTTTGAGATCAGACATCTGTGTAATGAAAGGCGATGTTCGAACAGACTCTGCTACTTCATCACTCTTCCTCTTCACCTCCACCAATAACACCACAAACCCCGAAAAAATCAAACCTTACACAAGAAAATGGGAGACTAGCGTGATGGACACGGTTCAAGAACTCAACCTAATCACCAAATCTTCAAACAGATCATCAGACCGTGTCTGCGATGTCTACCACGACGTCCCTGCGGTGTTTTTCTCCACGGGAGGATACACTGGAAACGTTTACCACGAGTTCAACGACGGGATCATCCCTTTGTTTATAACTTCACAGCATTACAAGAAGAAAGTTGTGTTTGTGATCGTTGAGTATCATGACTGGTGGGAGATGAAGTACGGAGATATCGTCTCGCAGCTCACGGATTATCCACTGGTTGATTTCAGTGGAGATTCGAGAACTCATTGTTTCAAGGAAGCAACTGTTGGATTGCGTATACACGACGAGTTAACAGTGAACTCCACGCTAATGAGTCATGGGAACAAAACCATTGTCGACTTCAGAAACGTTTTGGACCGTGCTTACTCGCATCGTATCCAAAGCTTGGTTCAGGaggaaacagagacaacaacaacaacacatgacttgaagaagaagccgAAGCTGGTGATATTATCAAGAAACGGGTCAAGAGCGATACTAAACGAGGACCTTCTTGTCAAGCTAGCAGAAGAGACAGGGTTCGTTGTTGAGGTTCTAAGACCGGACAAAAGAACAGAGATGCCTAAGATCTATCGCTCGATGAACTCAAGCGATGTTATGATCGGTGTACATGGAGCTGCAATGACTCATTTCCTCTTCTTGAAACCTAAGACAGTTTTTATTCAGATAGTTCCGTTAGGGACTGATTGGGCGGCAGAGACATACTATGGAGAGCCAGCAAAGAAGCTAGGGTTGAAGTACATTGGTTACAAGATTATGCCGCAAGAAAGCTCTTTATACGGTGAGTATGGCAAAGATGATCCTGTCATCAGAGATCCGGATAGTCTCAATGATAAAGGATGGGAATATACTAAGAAGATCTATCTACAAGGACAGAACGTGAAGCTTGACTTGAGAAGATTTAGAGAAACGTTAGCTCGTTCTTATGATTTCTCTATTAGAAAGAGAGTTAGAGAGGAAGTTCCTAATCTGTTTGTTTCATAA
- the LOC108810604 gene encoding protein MIZU-KUSSEI 1-like encodes MLQHKELALQRSFSCNTRKTSAETSPARRFHSRSRSSSLIPPIPEHELFLVPFQSIISSSKHIVKVNAKLSFFSRAIINLVSLPPSSSSSSGVSNQMITGRSSSLGRRVTGTLYGHRRGHVTFSVQEGPRTEPVFLLDLAMSTETLGKEMSSGLVRIALECEKRHRSGTNLFHEPKWTMYCNGRKYGSAVSRGGARTEMDWRVLNTVSSVTVGAGVIPTENDVSGGGTELGELLYMRGTFERAVGSRDSEAFYLMNPDENEGPELSIFLLRL; translated from the coding sequence ATGTTGCAGCACAAAGAACTCGCTCTTCAAAGAAGCTTCAGCTGCAACACAAGAAAGACCAGTGCAGAGACCTCTCCGGCGCGTAGGTTTCACTCCCGTTCTCGTTCCTCCTCCTTGATCCCACCCATCCCTGAGCATGAACTCTTCCTCGTACCTTTCCAGAGCATCATCTCCTCCTCTAAACACATAGTGAAAGTCAACGCGAAGCTTTCATTCTTCTCACGTGCTATTATCAACCTCGTTAGCCTACcgccatcttcttcctcctcctccggtgTTTCTAACCAGATGATCACCGGTAGATCCTCTTCACTCGGGAGAAGGGTCACCGGGACTTTGTACGGACACAGAAGAGGCCACGTCACGTTTTCAGTCCAGGAAGGTCCGAGAACCGAACCAGTGTTTCTCTTAGACCTAGCCATGTCAACGGAAACTCTAGGCAAAGAGATGTCGTCAGGGCTCGTCAGGATCGCGTTGGAGTGCGAGAAACGTCACCGTTCGGGGACTAATCTTTTCCACGAGCCCAAGTGGACCATGTATTGCAACGGCAGGAAGTACGGTTCCGCGGTGTCGCGTGGAGGAGCGCGTACCGAGATGGATTGGCGCGTGCTGAATACGGTGTCGAGTGTAACGGTTGGAGCTGGAGTTATTCCGACGGAGAATGACGTGTCAGGTGGTGGAACGGAGCTTGGAGAGTTGTTGTATATGAGAGGTACATTTGAACGAGCCGTGGGGAGCCGTGATTCGGAGGCATTTTACCTGATGAACCCTGACGAAAACGAAGGTCCTGAACTCAGTATTTTTCTTCTTAGATTGTGA
- the LOC108810301 gene encoding protein MIZU-KUSSEI 1-like, translated as MLQYQELALQRSFSCNTRKINPETTSPARSFHSRSPSSSSLIPTIPEHDLFLVPCHRCSTSSSSSTTSSSSKIVVKVNLKLSSILRSIINLVNLPVCNFISLPSPPSSSNQLISLVTGRSSSLGRRVTGTLYGHRRGHVTFSVQYGPRTDPVLLLDLAMSTAALVKEMSSGLVRIALECEKRHRSGTKLFHEPKWTMYCNGRKCGYAVSRGGACNDSDWRVLNTVSSVTVGAGVIPTAKSIDDVSGGGKELGELLYMRGRFERVVGSRDSEAFYMMNPDKNGGPELSIFLLRI; from the coding sequence ATGTTGCAATACCAAGAACTGGCTCTTCAAAGAAGCTTCAGCTGCAACACAAGAAAGATCAATCCAGAGACGACCTCTCCGGCGCGTAGCTTCCACTCCCGttctccttcctcttcctccttgaTACCAACCATCCCTGAGCATGACCTCTTCCTCGTACCTTGTCATAGAtgctccacctcctcctcctcctccacgacttcttcttcctctaaaATTGTCGTGAAAGTCAACTTGAAGCTTTCTTCCATCTTACGTTCCATCATCAACCTCGTTAACCTACCCGTTTGCAACTTCATCTCTCTTCCTTCTCCGCCATCTTCTTCTAACCAGCTGATCTCACTCGTCACCGGTAGATCCTCTTCCCTCGGGAGAAGAGTCACGGGGACTCTGTACGGACACAGAAGAGGCCACGTCACGTTTTCGGTCCAGTACGGTCCGAGAACCGACCCGGTGTTGCTCTTAGACCTAGCCATGTCAACGGCAGCTCTCGTCAAGGAGATGTCGTCAGGGCTCGTGAGGATCGCGTTGGAGTGCGAGAAACGTCACCGTTCGGGGACAAAGCTTTTCCACGAGCCCAAGTGGACCATGTATTGCAACGGGAGGAAGTGCGGCTACGCGGTGTCGCGTGGGGGAGCGTGTAATGACTCGGACTGGCGCGTGCTGAATACGGTGTCGAGTGTTACGGTTGGAGCTGGAGTTATTCCGACGGCCAAGAGTATTGATGACGTGTCAGGTGGTGGAAAGGAGCTCGGAGAGTTGTTGTATATGAGAGGTAGGTTTGAACGAGTCGTGGGGAGTCGTGACTCGGAGGCGTTTTACATGATGAACCCTGACAAAAACGGAGGTCCTGAACTCAGTATTTTTCTTCTTAGAATATGA
- the LOC108813327 gene encoding short integuments 2, mitochondrial, protein MVMGLKKVVKKGLIGDMSFAKEAGAINWFPGHMAAATRAIRSRLKLSDLVIEVRDARIPLSSANEDLQPQLSAKRRIIALNKKDLANPNVLNKWTRHFESEKQDCVAINAHSRSSVKKLLDLVEFKLKEVIAREPTLLVMVVGVPNVGKSALINSVHQIAATRFPVKDRLKRATVGPLPGVTQDIAGFKIAHRPSIYVLDSPGVLVPSIPDIETGLKLALSGSVKDSVVGEERLAQYFLAILNTRGTPLHWKYLFEGRNNEGSSHPDSIDKPSYNLKDLRHQRSKQPDSSAVHYVGGVISEVQRSLYTTLSEFDGDIEDENDLECLIEQQFEALQKALKVSTRASSEARLMVSKKFLTLFRTGRLGPFILDDVPETDEPSL, encoded by the exons ATGGTGATGGGACTGAAGAAGGTGGTGAAAAAGGGGCTGATCGGAGACATGAGCTTCGCTAAAGAAGCCGGAGCAATCAATTGGTTTCCCGGTCACATGGCCGCCGCAACTCGCGCCATCCGCAGCCGCCTCAAGCTCTCCGATCTCGTCATCGAAGTTCGCGATGCCCGT ATTCCATTGTCATCGGCGAACGAAGACTTGCAGCCACAGTTGTCAGCGAAGAGGCGTATCATAGCTCTCAACAAGAAAGATTTAGCAAACCCTAATGTTCTCAAT AAATGGACTCGTCATTTCGAATCCGAGAAGCAAGATTGTGTTGCCATTAATGCACATAGCAGAAGCTCTGTCAAGAAG CTTCTTGATCTCGTTGAGTTTAAGCTTAAGGAAGTGATCGCTAGGGAGCCTACGTTACTTGTAATGGTGGTTGGTGTCCCCAATGTTGGCAAATCTGCACTCATTAACTCTGTCCATCAAATCGCTGCTACTCGATTTCCTG TGAAGGATAGATTAAAGAGAGCTACTGTTGGTCCATTGCCTGGTGTAACACAAGATATTGCTGGTTTCAAG ATTGCTCATCGACCTAGCATATATGTTCTAGACTCCCCTGGTGTGTTGGTCCCAAGTATCCCTGATATCGAAACCGGCCTGAAGCTTGCACTTTCAG GGTCCGTGAAAGATTCAGTAGTGGGTGAAGAACGGCTTGCGCAGTACTTTCTGGCTATTTTAAACACTAGAGGGACTCCTTTACATTGGAAGTACTTATTCGAGGGAAGAAACAACGAAGGGTCTTCTCATCCAGACTCCATCGATAAACCAAGCTACAACTTAAAGGATCTTCGACACCAGAGATCAAAACAACCAGATTCATCTGCTGTGCACTATGTTGGG GGTGTGATCTCAGAAGTGCAACGATCACTGTACACAACTCTATCAGAATTCGATGGGGACATTGAGGATGAGAATGACTTGGAATGTTTGATAGAACAGCAGTTTGAAGCGTTACAGAAGGCATTGAAGGTTTCTACCAGAGCATCATCAGAAGCAAGGTTAATGGTTTCCAAGAAGTTTCTTACTTTGTTTAGGACAGGTAGACTTGGTCCTTTCATCCTTGACGATGTCCCTGAAACTGATGAACCTTCCTTgtaa
- the LOC108813326 gene encoding NADPH-dependent thioredoxin reductase 3 encodes MVSVIREKKKKKKMAASPKIGIGITSSMSTHRVTTASTALSPPPHLFFLTTTTTARRDSSFILRQPTRTRSGSLRLRISASANPPSSSGETIENVVIIGSGPAGYTAAIYAARANLKPVVFEGYQMGGVPGGQLMTTTEVENFPGFPDGITGPDLMERMRKQAERWGAELYPEDVESLSVKTAPFTVQSSERKVKCHSIIYATGATAKRLSLPREEEFWSRGISACAICDGASPLFKGQVLAVVGGGDTATEEALYLTKYARHVHLLVRRDQLRASKAMQDRVINNPNITVHYNTETVDILSNTKGQMSGILLRRVDTGEETELEAKGLFYGIGHSPNSQLLEGQVELDSSGYVLVREGTSNTSVEGVFAAGDVQDHEWRQAVTAAGSGCMAALSAERYLTSNNLLVEFHQPQTEETKKEFTQRDVQEKFDITLTKHRGQYALRKLYHESPRVICVLYTSPTCGPCRTLKPILNKVVDEYHNDVHFVEIDIEEDQEIAEAAGIMGTPCVQFFKNKEMLRTVSGVKMKKEYREFIEANK; translated from the exons ATGGTCTCAGTaatcagagagaaaaaaaagaaaaaaaaaatggctgCGTCTCCTAAGATAGGCATCGGAATCACCTCTTCCATGTCCACTCACCGAGTCACCACCGCGTCAACCGCACTCTCTCCCCCGCCTCACCTCTTCTTCCTCACTACTACTACCACTGCGCGCCGCGACTCCTCGTTCATCCTCCGACAACCAACCCGAACTCGCTCCGGTTCCCTCCGCCTCAGAATCTCCGCCTCCGCTAATCCTCCGTCTTCCTCAG GCGAGACTATCGAGAACGTAGTGATTATAGGCTCCGGCCCCGCCGGTTACACGGCGGCGATATACGCGGCTCGCGCCAATTTGAAACCGGTGGTTTTCGAGGGGTATCAGATGGGAGGAGTTCCCGGGGGACAGCTGATGACGACCACCGAGGTTGAGAATTTTCCCGGGTTCCCCGACGGGATTACGGGTCCTGATTTGATGGAGAG AATGAGGAAGCAGGCTGAGAGATGGGGAGCGGAGTTGTATCCAGAGGATGTGGAGTCTCTTAGTGTCAAAACGGCTCCTTTTACTGTGCAAAGTAGTGAACGTAAG GTCAAGTGCCATAGTATCATCTATGCCACTGGAGCTACAGCGAAGAGGCTGAGCCTACCCCGAGAGGAAGAATTCTGGAGCAGGGGAATTAGTGCTTGCGCGATATGTGATGGAGCTTCGCCACTGTTTAAAGGGCAAGTACTTGCCGTGGTTGGAGGAGGGGATACTGCGACCGAGGAAGCTTTGTACCTCACAAAATATGCACGTCATGTTCATTTGCTTGTTCGCAGAGACCAGTTGAGAGCATCCAAGGCTATGCAAGATAG AGTGATCAACAATCCAAACATCACAGTGCATTACAACACGGAAACGGTGGACATATTGAGCAACACCAAGGGACAGATGTCTGGCATTCTACTCAGAAGAGTTGATACCGGAGAAGAAACAGAGCTGGAGGCAAAAGGGTTGTTTTATGGAATAGGGCATTCGCCAAATAGTCAGCTATTGGAAGGCCAAGTCGAGCTCGACAGCTCAGGGTACGTGCTGGTTCGCGAAGGGACATCGAATACATCAGTTGAAGGTGTATTTGCTGCAGGAGATGTGCAG GACCATGAATGGAGACAAGCTGTAACTGCTGCTGGATCAGGATGCATGGCTGCTTTGTCAGCCGAGAGATACCTCACAAGTAACAATCTTCTTGTTGAATTTCACCAG CCTCAAACTGAAGAGACCAAGAAAGAATTCACACAGCGGGATGTCCAAGAAAAGTTTGATATCACTCTTACAAAGCATCGGGGACAG TATGCACTTAGAAAATTGTACCATGAGTCTCCAAGAGTTATATGTGTATTATACACTTCACCAACTTGTGGCCCATGTAGGACTCTGAAGCCTATCTTGAACAAG GTGGTCGACGAGTATCACAACGATGTGCACTTTGTTGAAATAGACATCGAGGAAGATCAAGAAATTGCTGAAGCAGCCGGAATCATGGGAACGCCATGTGTGCAGTTCTTCAAGAACAAGGAAATGCTCAG GACTGTATCGGGTgtgaagatgaagaaagagTACCGAGAATTCATCGAGGCCAATAAATGA
- the LOC108808846 gene encoding fluoride export protein 1 isoform X1: protein MDSGKSHEEPIFPTMSSSFSGQASAGTFLPVSRSLPLTFNNDAADSDSVSEAGDTGDRSLQRRHSHQNVLVDHTASLTKPFPVDTTKSPLPTEFLLSPDANKPGKEGEPVLSKSLEYISCLTHLAVFGILGAVTRYMLQKLFGPTFAKVTSDGSILYLDLPANMVGSFLMAWFGVVFKADIARFSEFLAIGLSTGYLGSLTTFSGWNQKMLDLSADGQWLYALLGFLFGLFLAAYSIILGVETAKGFRWLLRRRRALSEEKKDSCLKGNNTYKRNIMSLILMLTLLMAFLIVSATELVKEFDKGTSKAQLWLGCLVAAPGVWIRWFLARLNGRGLGKDGQYLKWVPFGTLIANVAAASVMAALATLKKSVDTTTCNTVASGIQFGLLGCLSTVSTFLAEFNAMRESDKPWRAYAYASFTIAVSFAMGTIIYSAPVG from the exons ATGGATTCCGGTAAAAGCCACGAAGAACCAATATTTCCAaccatgtcttcttcttttagCGGACAGGCCAGTGCAGGCACGTTTTTACCGGTATCACGTAGCCTGCCTCTCACGTTTAACAATGATGCTGCCGATAGTGATAGTGTCTCAGAGGCGGGAGATACTGGTGATCGCTCGCTTCAGAGAAGGCATTCACATCAAAATGTATTAGTTGACCACACAGCTTCTCTAACCAAGCCTTTCCCTGTGGACACAACAAAATCTCCTTTACCAACCGAGTTCCTCTTGTCACCTGATGCAAACAAACCG GGAAAGGAGGGAGAGCCTGTGTTATCAAAGTCCTTGGAATACATATCATGCCTAACTCATTTGGCTGTTTTTGGGATTCTTGGG GCTGTTACGAGATATATGCTGCAGAAACTGTTTGGACCAACTTTTGCTAAAGTAACCAGCGATGGGAGCATCTTGTACCTTGATCTTCCTGCCAACATGGTAGGATCATTCTTGATGGCTTGGTTTGGGGTTGTATTCAAAGCAGATATAGCGAGGTTTTCTGAGTTTCTAGCGATAGGATTATCGACTGGTTACTTGGGAAGCCTCACAACATTCAGTGGTTGGAACCAGAAGATGCTGGATCTTAGTGCTGATGGCCAATGGTTATACGCTCTTCTTGGCtttttgtttg GATTGTTTCTTGCAGCTTACTCTATCATTCTTGGGGTAGAAACAGCCAAAGGTTTCAGATGGCTTCTGCGCAGAAGAAGAGCTTTGTCTGAGGAGAAAAAGGACTCTTGTCTCAAGGGTAACAACACCTATAAGAGGAATATTATGTCTTTGATCTTAATGCTTACGTTGCTGATGGCTTTTCTCATTGTGAGTGCCACCGAGCTTGTAAAAGAGTTTGACAAAGGAACAAGCAAGGCTCAACTATGGTTAGGTTGCTTAGTCGCTGCACCTGGTGTCTGGATCAGATGGTTCCTAGCCCGACTCAACGGACGTGGTCTGGGAAAAGATGGACAGTATTTGAAGTGGGTCCCCTTTGGCACCCTCATTGCTAATGTAGCTGCAGCTTCTGTCATGGCAGCTTTGGCCACGTTAAAGAAATCG GTGGACACGACAACATGTAACACAGTTGCTTCTGGAATACAGTTTGGTCTGTTAGGATGTCTGAGCACAGTTTCCACCTTCTTGGCTGAGTTCAATGCGATGAGAGAAAGTGATAAACCATGGAGAGCCTATGCTTATGCATCTTTCACCATTGCTGTTTCTTTTGCCATGGGAACTATAATATACTCAGCCCCTGTTGGCTAG
- the LOC108808846 gene encoding fluoride export protein 1 isoform X2 → MDSGKSHEEPIFPTMSSSFSGQASAGTFLPVSRSLPLTFNNDAADSDSVSEAGDTGDRSLQRRHSHQNVLVDHTASLTKPFPVDTTKSPLPTEFLLSPDANKPGKEGEPVLSKSLEYISCLTHLAVFGILGKLFGPTFAKVTSDGSILYLDLPANMVGSFLMAWFGVVFKADIARFSEFLAIGLSTGYLGSLTTFSGWNQKMLDLSADGQWLYALLGFLFGLFLAAYSIILGVETAKGFRWLLRRRRALSEEKKDSCLKGNNTYKRNIMSLILMLTLLMAFLIVSATELVKEFDKGTSKAQLWLGCLVAAPGVWIRWFLARLNGRGLGKDGQYLKWVPFGTLIANVAAASVMAALATLKKSVDTTTCNTVASGIQFGLLGCLSTVSTFLAEFNAMRESDKPWRAYAYASFTIAVSFAMGTIIYSAPVG, encoded by the exons ATGGATTCCGGTAAAAGCCACGAAGAACCAATATTTCCAaccatgtcttcttcttttagCGGACAGGCCAGTGCAGGCACGTTTTTACCGGTATCACGTAGCCTGCCTCTCACGTTTAACAATGATGCTGCCGATAGTGATAGTGTCTCAGAGGCGGGAGATACTGGTGATCGCTCGCTTCAGAGAAGGCATTCACATCAAAATGTATTAGTTGACCACACAGCTTCTCTAACCAAGCCTTTCCCTGTGGACACAACAAAATCTCCTTTACCAACCGAGTTCCTCTTGTCACCTGATGCAAACAAACCG GGAAAGGAGGGAGAGCCTGTGTTATCAAAGTCCTTGGAATACATATCATGCCTAACTCATTTGGCTGTTTTTGGGATTCTTGGG AAACTGTTTGGACCAACTTTTGCTAAAGTAACCAGCGATGGGAGCATCTTGTACCTTGATCTTCCTGCCAACATGGTAGGATCATTCTTGATGGCTTGGTTTGGGGTTGTATTCAAAGCAGATATAGCGAGGTTTTCTGAGTTTCTAGCGATAGGATTATCGACTGGTTACTTGGGAAGCCTCACAACATTCAGTGGTTGGAACCAGAAGATGCTGGATCTTAGTGCTGATGGCCAATGGTTATACGCTCTTCTTGGCtttttgtttg GATTGTTTCTTGCAGCTTACTCTATCATTCTTGGGGTAGAAACAGCCAAAGGTTTCAGATGGCTTCTGCGCAGAAGAAGAGCTTTGTCTGAGGAGAAAAAGGACTCTTGTCTCAAGGGTAACAACACCTATAAGAGGAATATTATGTCTTTGATCTTAATGCTTACGTTGCTGATGGCTTTTCTCATTGTGAGTGCCACCGAGCTTGTAAAAGAGTTTGACAAAGGAACAAGCAAGGCTCAACTATGGTTAGGTTGCTTAGTCGCTGCACCTGGTGTCTGGATCAGATGGTTCCTAGCCCGACTCAACGGACGTGGTCTGGGAAAAGATGGACAGTATTTGAAGTGGGTCCCCTTTGGCACCCTCATTGCTAATGTAGCTGCAGCTTCTGTCATGGCAGCTTTGGCCACGTTAAAGAAATCG GTGGACACGACAACATGTAACACAGTTGCTTCTGGAATACAGTTTGGTCTGTTAGGATGTCTGAGCACAGTTTCCACCTTCTTGGCTGAGTTCAATGCGATGAGAGAAAGTGATAAACCATGGAGAGCCTATGCTTATGCATCTTTCACCATTGCTGTTTCTTTTGCCATGGGAACTATAATATACTCAGCCCCTGTTGGCTAG